A single region of the Novipirellula aureliae genome encodes:
- the ruvX gene encoding Holliday junction resolvase RuvX, which produces MTPSTPPADPFPESGRIAAVDFGTVRIGIAICDPDRILSSPYEVFPAANWKENGDYFCNLAKSQRVVAFVVGLPIHLDGGESEKSKLCREFAVWLAESTQLPVQLFDERFTTVDANERMSIAGYTRKKKKKRVDAIAAHVLLESFIEACRYRGEIAGQRASTEEQGGEEIG; this is translated from the coding sequence ATGACACCATCAACACCACCGGCCGATCCGTTTCCCGAATCCGGTCGAATCGCGGCAGTCGATTTTGGAACCGTTCGTATAGGGATCGCAATCTGCGATCCTGATCGCATTTTATCGAGTCCCTACGAGGTGTTCCCAGCAGCAAATTGGAAAGAGAACGGTGACTATTTCTGCAACTTGGCAAAGTCGCAGCGGGTGGTCGCCTTTGTCGTCGGATTGCCGATCCATTTGGACGGAGGCGAAAGTGAAAAGAGCAAGCTGTGTCGCGAGTTTGCCGTTTGGTTGGCGGAGTCCACGCAGTTGCCGGTCCAACTATTTGATGAACGGTTTACCACCGTCGATGCGAACGAACGAATGTCCATCGCTGGCTACACCCGCAAGAAAAAGAAGAAGCGAGTGGACGCGATCGCAGCGCATGTCTTGCTCGAGTCGTTTATCGAAGCGTGCCGATACCGAGGCGAAATCGCTGGGCAAAGAGCATCGACGGAGGAGCAGGGGGGCGAGGAGATTGGCTAG
- the folP gene encoding dihydropteroate synthase, whose protein sequence is MSPASRSTSWNIGTRRLVFETIPLVMGIVNVTPDSFSDGGKHFASDEAIRSALQMQADGADIVDIGGESTRPYSDPVDTAEELRRVLPVIQGLAGKLTIPISIDTSKAEVARQAIAAGAEIVNDITGLHGDPGMLNVVREAGVGVCVMHIQGTPQTMQDNPTYNDVVAEIEAYLIATRTMCESAGIDRDRICLDPGIGFGKSHEHNLQLLRATERFASLGSPLLIGHSRKGFIGKVLADKMADRDAAGIGISLAVAAAGASVVRVHAVGPTAQALKLFQSCRDV, encoded by the coding sequence GTGAGCCCAGCATCTCGATCAACGTCCTGGAATATTGGCACGCGTCGATTGGTGTTCGAGACCATTCCTTTGGTGATGGGGATTGTAAATGTAACGCCCGATAGCTTTTCCGATGGTGGGAAACACTTCGCAAGCGACGAAGCGATTCGTTCAGCATTGCAGATGCAAGCGGATGGAGCGGATATCGTTGATATCGGTGGCGAAAGCACCCGCCCCTACAGCGATCCCGTTGACACCGCAGAGGAACTCCGCCGTGTGTTGCCCGTGATCCAAGGATTGGCTGGCAAACTCACCATCCCCATTAGCATCGATACGTCGAAGGCCGAAGTGGCTCGCCAAGCAATCGCCGCAGGCGCCGAGATTGTCAACGACATCACAGGACTCCATGGGGATCCTGGTATGTTAAACGTTGTGAGAGAAGCGGGGGTTGGAGTTTGCGTTATGCACATCCAAGGCACACCGCAAACGATGCAAGACAATCCAACATACAATGATGTCGTCGCCGAGATCGAAGCGTACTTGATCGCAACGCGAACCATGTGTGAAAGTGCCGGAATCGATCGAGACCGGATTTGTCTTGATCCTGGAATCGGATTTGGAAAGTCACACGAGCACAACCTGCAATTGCTTCGTGCGACCGAGCGGTTCGCCAGTTTAGGGAGCCCGCTCCTGATCGGACATTCGCGAAAAGGATTTATCGGCAAAGTACTCGCTGACAAGATGGCAGACCGTGACGCGGCGGGAATCGGTATCTCGTTAGCCGTCGCCGCTGCGGGGGCCAGTGTTGTTCGGGTACACGCGGTAGGCCCGACCGCTCAAGCACTCAAGTTATTCCAATCTTGTCGAGACGTCTAA
- the lptE gene encoding LPS assembly lipoprotein LptE produces the protein MSTRFDLTDRLGHSLATALWVAVFIAIGGCSLYQYGPSSLYRSDIKTIHVPIVRNATFRNDLGVRLTEAIVKEIEGRTPYKVTGDPNADSTLVVTMTSETKQVLTESPSDDPRALDANVAVQANWLSRQGEMLMQNTVVPNSGALIGFSQSARFVPEAGQSIDTATQVAIENLASRIVSQMELRW, from the coding sequence ATGAGCACACGATTTGATTTGACCGACCGGCTTGGTCACTCGCTAGCCACCGCCCTTTGGGTTGCCGTTTTCATTGCCATCGGCGGGTGCTCGCTCTATCAATACGGACCCTCATCGCTGTATCGTAGCGATATTAAAACGATTCATGTACCGATCGTACGCAATGCCACCTTTCGCAATGACTTGGGTGTGCGTCTGACCGAGGCAATTGTCAAGGAGATTGAAGGGCGGACGCCCTACAAGGTGACCGGAGACCCCAATGCCGATAGCACGTTAGTGGTGACCATGACGTCAGAAACAAAGCAGGTATTGACCGAATCCCCTTCGGATGATCCCCGGGCACTCGACGCGAACGTTGCGGTTCAAGCGAATTGGCTTTCTCGCCAAGGCGAAATGCTGATGCAAAATACGGTTGTTCCAAATAGTGGCGCCTTGATCGGCTTCAGCCAATCCGCCCGATTTGTCCCCGAAGCCGGGCAATCGATCGACACGGCAACTCAGGTGGCAATTGAGAATCTTGCTAGCCGAATCGTTTCTCAAATGGAATTGCGTTGGTGA